A window from Populus trichocarpa isolate Nisqually-1 chromosome 3, P.trichocarpa_v4.1, whole genome shotgun sequence encodes these proteins:
- the LOC7478125 gene encoding pectinesterase gives MLGKVIVSGVSLILVVGVIIGVVVTVNRSNGSNDTESLSPQMKAVSALCQPTYYKEACTNTLSALNSTDPKELIKGGILAISASLKNSFNVTDDLVAKTDNASRDKMALNDCKELLQNASESLEDTLSKVGEIDLLSLSNRTDDFRTWLSSIIGYQEMCLDGFENGSSLRDQVQKSTDYGSELTDNVLNILAGLSQVLNSLGLKLNIPSTSRQLLQADGFPTWMSASDRKLLASRGNGGVRPNAVVAQDGSGQFKTISAALAAYPKNLKGRYVIYVKAGTYREYVAVAKDQPNVFIYGDGSRKTIVTGNKSFAKDGLGTWKTATFIVEANGFIAKSIGFTNTAGPDGHQAVAIRANSDMSAFYNCRFDGYQDTVLYQAGRQFYRNCVLSGTVDFLFGYGSAVIQNSLIIVRRPNPNQFNTVTADGRKERGQPGGVVIHNCRIVPEQKLVPDRLKIKTYLGRPWKAYSRTVVMESKLADFIQPDGWAPWSGNEFLDTLYYAEYANAGPGAATNRRVRWKTLHFLKRSEALQFTVGTFLQGGQWIKNNGIPVLMGLRK, from the exons atgcttggaAAAGTAATTGTTTCGGGGGTTTCCCTGATCCTTGTTGTGGGGGTGATCATTGGCGTGGTAGTTACTGTTAATCGCAGCAATGGATCCAATGATACAGAGAGCTTGTCACCTCAAATGAAGGCTGTTAGCGCACTATGCCAGCCTACTTATTACAAAGAGGCTTGCACTAACACCCTCAGTGCCCTGAACTCTACCGATCCCAAAGAACTAATCAAAGGAGGCATATTAGCCATCTCTGCTTCATTGAAGAATTCTTTCAACGTGACTGATGATCTCGTAGCCAAGACCGATAACGCAAGCCGTGACAAAATGGCCTTGAATGACTGCAAAGAGTTATTGCAAAATGCTTCTGAAAGCCTTGAGGACACATTGTCAAAGGTAGGTGAAATTGATTTACTTTCACTATCAAACCGTACAGACGATTTTCGAACATGGTTGAGTTCAATTATTGGATACCAAGAAATGTGCTTAGATGGTTTTGAGAATGGCAGCTCCTTGAGGGATCAAGTGCAAAAAAGCACGGACTACGGAAGCGAACTTACAGACAACGTCTTGAATATCCTTGCCGGGCTTTCACAAGTTCTGAATTCCTTGGGGCTCAAGCTCAATATTCCCAGCACCTCTCGTCAACTTCTTCAAGCTGATGGTTTTCCCACTTGGATGTCTGCTTCTGACCGTAAGCTTTTGGCCTCACGCGGAAATGGTGGGGTTAGACCTAATGCAGTTGTGGCTCAGGATGGCAGTGGGCAATTCAAGACCATCAGCGCAGCACTTGCCGCATATCCTAAGAACCTCAAGGGCCGATATGTTATCTATGTTAAGGCAGGAACCTATCGTGAGTATGTGGCTGTAGCCAAGGACCAACCCAACGTGTTCATCTATGGTGATGGATCCAGGAAGACCATTGTCACTGGAAACAAGAGTTTTGCAAAAGATGGCCTTGGCACCTGGAAAACTGCTACATTTA TTGTTGAGGCAAATGGATTCATCGCCAAGTCCATTGGATTTACCAACACTGCCGGTCCTGATGGCCACCAGGCTGTTGCAATCCGAGCTAATTCTGATATGTCAGCATTCTACAACTGCAGGTTTGATGGCTATCAAGACACGGTGTTGTACCAAGCTGGGCGCCAGTTCTACCGCAATTGTGTCCTTTCAGGCACCGTAGATTTCCTATTTGGTTATGGATCAGCGGTGATCCAAAACTCCTTGATCATTGTCCGAAGGCCAAATCCAAACCAATTCAACACGGTGACTGCAGATGGCAGGAAAGAGAGGGGTCAACCCGGAGGTGTTGTCATTCATAACTGCAGGATCGTCCCTGAGCAGAAGCTTGTCCCCGACAGGCTCAAGATCAAGACATACTTGGGCAGGCCATGGAAGGCATACTCGAGGACTGTTGTGATGGAGTCAAAGTTAGCAGACTTCATTCAGCCAGATGGATGGGCGCCATGGAGTGGAAACGAATTTCTTGACACTCTCTACTATGCCGAGTATGCCAACGCTGGCCCTGGTGCAGCAACTAACAGGAGGGTCAGGTGGAAAACTCTCCATTTCCTCAAGAGGAGTGAAGCTCTTCAATTCACTGTTGGTACATTCCTTCAGGGTGGCCAATGGATTAAAAACAACGGAATTCCAGTCTTGATGGGCCTGAGAAAATGA